The Tamandua tetradactyla isolate mTamTet1 chromosome 5, mTamTet1.pri, whole genome shotgun sequence genome window below encodes:
- the LOC143682559 gene encoding olfactory receptor 2G3-like, producing the protein MEKNNLTSGGDFVLLGFSDQPQLEVVLFVVVLISYLLTLISNTAIILVSCLDSKLHTPMYFFLTNFSFLDLCLTTSIAPQLLWNLKGPAKTITSTGCAIQLYVSLSLGSTECVLLTIMAFDRYVVVCRPLSYTSVMHPSFCKGLAGIAWLSGVGNTLIQSTITLRLPRCGHRHLLHFFCEVPTMINLACVDIHANEVQLFVATLVLLLLPMTLILISYGLIVQAVIKIKSVQAWRKALGTCGSHLLVVSLFFGTSSAIYIQPKQSYGHSQGKFLTLFYTVVTPTLNPLIYTLRNKDVKRAMKRLLRIEPNS; encoded by the coding sequence atggaaaaaaacaatttaaCCTCTGGTGGAGATTTTGTTTTGCTGGGATTCTCAGATCAACCACAACTGGAGGTAGTCCTTTTTGTCGTGGTCTTGATATCCTATCTTTTGACCCTCATCAGCAACACAGCCATCATCCTGGTCTCCTGTCTGGACTCCAAACTTCACACACCTATGTATTTCTTCCTCACAAATTTCTCCTTTCTTGACCTTTGCCTCACTACCAGCATTGCCCCTCAGCTATTATGGAACCTGAAGGGACCAGCCAAGACCATTACGTCCACTGGCTGTGCCATACAACTCTATGTGTCCCTCTCACTGGGTTCCACCGAATGTGTTCTCCTTACTATCATGGCATTTGACCGCTATGTGGTTGTGTGTAGACCTCTCAGTTACACTTCTGTCATGCACCCATCATTCTGCAAGGGCTTAGCAGGGATAGCATGGCTCAGTGGTGTAGGAAACACTCTCATCCAGAGCACCATCACTCTTCGGCTTCCCCGATGTGGGCATCGCCATCTCCTCCACTTCTTTTGTGAGGTGCCCACCATGATAAATCTGGCTTGTGTTGACATCCACGCAAATGAAGTCCAGCTCTTTGTGGCCACATTAGTGCTGCTCCTTCTCCCAATGACCTTGATATTGATCTCCTATGGACTCATTGTTCAAGCAGTGATAAAAATTAAGTCAGTCCAAGCTTGGCGCAAGGCCCTCGGGACCTGTGGCTCCCATCTATTAGTGGTGTCACTTTTCTTTGGGACCAGCTCAGCCATTTACATCCAACCAAAGCAATCTTATGGCCACAGCCAGGGCAAGTTCCTTACACTCTTTTACACAGTTGTGACTCCCACCCTCAATCCTCTCATATATACTCTGAGGAACAAGGATGTGAAAAGAGCCATGAAGAGATTGCTGAGGATAGAGCCAAATTCCTAA